One segment of Elusimicrobiota bacterium DNA contains the following:
- a CDS encoding alpha/beta hydrolase: protein MKTVSPFWLIPILLLMFWAGVRALEQACLYAPDRRLTLHPGTYGLPYESVRIETEDGRRLHGWFIADSTAPHRPAVLVFHGNAGNVSTRVEKARLLAARGFDVLLFDYRGYGESEGAPDERGLYRDGLAAARWLEARGVPASRTVYYGESLGCAVALETALARPPRALVLDSAFTSAPAMARLIFPRVPLHRLIRSRYDNLSKILRLKVPLLVVHSPEDEMIPFSMGERLYDAAPGRKRLLRTGGTHNEGFLTFPGWADGVSRFMREHLEVR from the coding sequence GTGAAGACGGTCTCCCCGTTCTGGCTCATCCCGATCCTCCTGCTCATGTTCTGGGCGGGCGTGCGCGCGCTCGAGCAGGCGTGCCTCTACGCGCCGGACCGCCGCCTCACCCTCCATCCGGGGACCTACGGCCTCCCCTATGAGAGCGTCCGCATCGAGACGGAGGACGGACGGCGGCTGCACGGCTGGTTCATCGCAGACTCGACGGCGCCCCATCGGCCCGCCGTGCTCGTCTTCCACGGCAACGCCGGCAACGTCAGCACGCGCGTCGAGAAGGCGCGGCTGCTTGCCGCGCGCGGCTTCGACGTCCTGCTCTTCGACTACCGCGGCTACGGAGAGAGCGAGGGGGCGCCCGACGAACGCGGCCTCTACCGCGACGGCCTGGCCGCCGCGCGCTGGCTCGAGGCGCGCGGCGTCCCGGCGTCGCGCACCGTCTACTACGGGGAGTCGCTCGGCTGCGCGGTCGCGCTGGAGACGGCGCTCGCCCGGCCTCCCCGCGCGCTCGTCCTCGACAGCGCGTTCACCTCGGCGCCCGCGATGGCCCGGCTCATCTTCCCCCGCGTCCCCCTCCACCGGCTCATCCGCTCGCGCTACGACAACCTTTCGAAGATCCTCCGGCTGAAAGTCCCCCTCCTCGTCGTCCACAGCCCGGAGGATGAGATGATCCCTTTCTCGATGGGCGAGCGCCTCTACGACGCCGCGCCCGGCCGCAAGCGCCTTCTGCGCACGGGCGGGACCCATAACGAGGGCTTCCTCACCTTTCCCGGCTGGGCGGACGGCGTCAGCCGCTTCATGCGCGAACACCTGGAGGTACGATGA